One Bacteroidota bacterium genomic window carries:
- the mutS gene encoding DNA mismatch repair protein MutS: MSQTPLMAQYFKIKQANPDTVLLFRMGDFYETFEEDARIASKVLGITLTKRANGAAGDVPLAGFPHHAVESYLPKLVRAGYRVAICEQVEDPKLAKGIVKREVIEVVTPGVVFSDKVLDLKKNNYLMAVNFADPVSGVAFCDISTGDFSLFEVETAHLTDQIGVIAPAEVLSPRKSKDVVTALLSSSGSEARITKLDDWIFNREYAKEILLKHFGTVNLKGYGASEMEIALPAAGAVLHYLQETQKANLTHLTKLSVYNPLEYMVLDWSTKRNLEITYSMADGGKDGTLFAVLDKTETPMGGRLLKKWISSPLTKLEPVLQRQESVEALYNVKKTREKLKKNLSNIGDLERLISRICTGRATPREIVSLKYSLLEIPEIIKILYEIDNPVMNRLRESLVPLNDVTAKIDEAISDNPPLSLADGGVIKRGYSIELDEMREILYSGKDWITDLQKVERERTGISSLKISFNRVFGYYIEISNVHREKVPPEYIRKQTLVNAERYITPDLKVYEEKVLHAEDNIRSLEAELFNDVRMYTSSFTEVVQKNAKLIAMLDCLNSFAEAAVEYNYVKPLVTESKKIEIYDSRHPVVERILPPGEKFTSNDYLLDCEKDQIIVLTGPNMAGKSVYLRQLGLLVLLAQIGSFVPAKKAEIGIVDRIFTRVGASDNITAGESTFLVEMQEAANILNNATGKSLILLDEIGRGTSTFDGLSIAWSMTEYLHENPRCAAKTLFATHYHELNEMAEIFPRIKNYRVQVREYDDKVIFLHKVSPGSADHSYGIQVAMMAGLPLEVTSRAKEILANLESKELTPYEVKKARKIKKEQEEQGFYQLSLFEFTDDALRKEISDIKVEELTPVQALNKLDELKKKLKD; encoded by the coding sequence ATGTCTCAAACCCCTTTAATGGCTCAGTATTTCAAGATAAAGCAGGCAAATCCCGATACAGTCCTCCTCTTCAGGATGGGAGATTTCTATGAGACATTCGAAGAAGATGCACGAATTGCATCAAAAGTACTAGGTATCACCCTCACCAAAAGAGCAAATGGTGCCGCAGGTGATGTGCCTCTCGCGGGGTTCCCCCACCACGCAGTGGAAAGCTACCTCCCGAAACTCGTGAGAGCGGGTTATCGTGTGGCAATCTGTGAGCAGGTGGAAGACCCGAAACTTGCAAAGGGAATAGTGAAAAGGGAAGTTATCGAAGTTGTTACACCCGGAGTGGTTTTCTCGGACAAAGTGCTCGATCTGAAGAAAAACAATTATCTGATGGCTGTGAATTTTGCAGATCCTGTTTCAGGGGTTGCGTTCTGCGACATTTCCACTGGCGATTTTTCCCTCTTCGAAGTGGAGACGGCTCACCTCACCGACCAGATCGGTGTGATTGCCCCGGCTGAAGTTCTCTCTCCGCGAAAATCGAAGGATGTTGTCACCGCCCTCCTCTCTTCCTCTGGCAGCGAAGCAAGAATAACCAAACTTGACGACTGGATTTTTAACCGTGAGTATGCAAAGGAAATTCTTCTGAAACACTTCGGAACGGTTAATCTGAAGGGATATGGAGCGAGTGAAATGGAGATCGCTCTGCCGGCTGCAGGTGCAGTGCTCCACTATCTGCAGGAGACACAAAAAGCGAACCTGACCCACCTGACCAAACTTTCGGTCTATAACCCTTTAGAGTATATGGTCCTCGACTGGTCAACCAAACGAAACCTTGAGATTACCTATTCGATGGCAGACGGTGGGAAAGACGGGACACTTTTTGCGGTACTAGATAAAACCGAAACCCCTATGGGTGGACGACTCCTTAAAAAATGGATATCCTCCCCCCTCACAAAACTTGAACCGGTACTTCAAAGACAGGAATCTGTTGAGGCTCTCTACAATGTGAAGAAGACGAGGGAGAAACTTAAAAAAAACCTGTCGAACATCGGGGATCTCGAGAGGTTGATCTCAAGAATCTGCACGGGGAGAGCCACCCCAAGGGAAATTGTCTCACTCAAGTATTCCCTGCTCGAAATCCCGGAGATTATCAAAATTTTATACGAGATCGACAATCCCGTTATGAACCGTCTGAGGGAGTCACTCGTACCTCTAAACGATGTAACTGCAAAAATTGATGAGGCAATCTCCGATAATCCTCCGCTTTCTCTCGCTGACGGAGGGGTAATCAAGCGTGGATACAGCATCGAACTCGATGAAATGAGGGAGATCCTCTATTCGGGGAAGGACTGGATCACCGACCTCCAGAAAGTGGAACGGGAAAGAACGGGAATATCATCTCTTAAGATAAGTTTCAACCGTGTATTCGGTTACTACATCGAAATCAGTAATGTTCACAGGGAAAAGGTACCCCCCGAGTACATAAGGAAGCAGACCCTCGTGAACGCCGAAAGATACATTACTCCCGATCTCAAGGTTTACGAAGAGAAGGTTTTGCATGCGGAAGATAATATCCGCTCTCTCGAAGCAGAGCTTTTTAACGATGTAAGGATGTACACTTCCTCCTTCACGGAAGTGGTGCAGAAAAATGCGAAATTGATAGCAATGCTCGACTGTCTAAACTCGTTTGCGGAAGCTGCGGTTGAGTACAACTATGTGAAACCTCTCGTTACCGAGTCAAAAAAGATAGAAATATACGATTCCCGTCACCCCGTGGTTGAGAGAATACTGCCTCCGGGAGAGAAGTTTACCTCAAACGATTACCTGCTCGACTGTGAAAAGGATCAGATAATTGTGCTCACAGGTCCCAACATGGCTGGAAAATCGGTTTATCTCCGTCAACTTGGTTTGCTTGTGCTGCTCGCACAAATCGGTTCCTTTGTCCCTGCAAAAAAAGCCGAAATCGGAATTGTTGATCGAATTTTCACCCGTGTAGGGGCAAGTGACAACATCACCGCCGGCGAGAGCACATTCCTCGTCGAGATGCAGGAGGCAGCAAACATCCTGAATAATGCAACCGGCAAAAGCCTCATCCTTCTCGATGAAATCGGGAGGGGCACCAGTACTTTTGACGGACTGTCAATCGCCTGGTCGATGACCGAGTACCTTCACGAAAATCCCCGTTGCGCTGCAAAAACCCTTTTTGCCACACACTATCACGAATTGAACGAGATGGCGGAGATATTCCCCCGAATCAAAAACTACAGGGTGCAGGTAAGGGAATACGATGACAAGGTTATCTTCCTTCACAAAGTCTCACCGGGAAGCGCAGACCACTCCTACGGTATTCAGGTCGCCATGATGGCGGGACTCCCTCTGGAAGTTACCTCGAGGGCAAAAGAGATTCTGGCAAACCTCGAAAGCAAGGAACTGACTCCGTATGAAGTAAAAAAGGCAAGAAAGATTAAAAAGGAACAGGAAGAACAGGGATTTTATCAACTGTCTCTTTTTGAGTTCACGGATGATGCCTTGAGGAAGGAGATTTCAGACATAAAAGTTGAGGAGCTTACTCCCGTTCAGGCATTGAACAAGCTCGATGAACTGAAGAAAAAGCTAAAGGACTGA
- a CDS encoding formylglycine-generating enzyme family protein → MKLLFTALVISLFSFSFVNEERGAQPLDLIFVEGGSFAMGCFDPRIPCDDDESEMRDVTVYAFYISTTEITQGLWEDVMGNNISIVREPSLPANNISWYDAVKFCNNLSLKYNLNPCYTIRGQKVTCNFKANGYRLPTEAEWEYAARGGKSGKMKLFSGNDDPLQVGWYRENSNGKMRPPKQKSPNELGIFDMSGNLWEWCWDWYAPYSGEQVIDPKGPDKGTGKVLRGGSWNYDSKSARNSNRFYTSPNSRSATFGFRVVKKVG, encoded by the coding sequence ATGAAACTCCTCTTCACAGCGCTGGTTATTTCCCTGTTCTCATTCTCCTTTGTGAATGAAGAGAGAGGGGCTCAGCCGCTTGATCTGATTTTTGTGGAGGGAGGAAGTTTTGCCATGGGTTGTTTCGATCCCAGAATCCCGTGTGATGATGATGAATCGGAAATGAGGGATGTTACAGTTTATGCTTTTTATATCTCGACAACCGAGATAACCCAGGGATTGTGGGAGGATGTAATGGGAAACAATATTTCCATAGTGCGTGAGCCTTCACTTCCTGCAAACAACATAAGCTGGTACGATGCCGTAAAGTTTTGCAACAACCTGAGCCTCAAATACAATCTGAATCCCTGTTACACAATCCGCGGACAGAAAGTCACCTGCAATTTCAAAGCGAACGGCTACAGGCTTCCGACCGAAGCGGAATGGGAGTACGCTGCACGGGGTGGAAAGTCGGGCAAAATGAAACTTTTCAGCGGAAATGATGATCCTCTACAGGTGGGGTGGTACAGAGAGAATTCGAACGGAAAAATGCGTCCGCCGAAGCAAAAATCCCCCAATGAACTCGGAATTTTTGACATGTCGGGAAATCTTTGGGAGTGGTGCTGGGACTGGTATGCTCCCTACTCGGGTGAGCAGGTTATTGATCCCAAGGGACCTGATAAAGGAACGGGAAAAGTGCTCCGCGGTGGAAGCTGGAATTATGACAGCAAATCCGCAAGAAACTCAAACAGATTTTACACATCACCCAACTCGAGATCTGCCACTTTTGGATTCAGAGTTGTGAAGAAAGTCGGATAG